TTGTTGTTCGGCTTCCGGTTTGGCGGAACGATTATAGTAAATAACGTTCATATCAAAACCACAGTGTGCCCGTTTAGCCACGGCATAACCAATGCGGCCCATGCCCAGAATGCCGATGGTTTTACCGTGCACATTTGAGCCATACCAATCAGGCCCGATGCTGCTTTGCCATTCTCCGTTTTTCACTTTCTCCACCAGCTCGGTGATACGGCGCGCGGCGCATAATACCAAGGTGAAAATAGTGTCAGCGGTAGTTTCGGTCAGCACGCCAGGTGTATGCATCAGCGCAACACCGCGTTCTGATAATTTCGCTACGTCAAAATCGTCATAGCCAACGGTAATGGTGGATGCAGCTTTGAGTTTTGCTGCGGCAGCCATTAATTCATCAGTGAATTTTACACCAGTGCCGATAACACCTTCTGCCTCAGCTAACGCTTCGATAAAAGCAGCACGGTTATCTGCATTGATACCATCAAAAAAAGTAACCTGACACTGTTCCTGCAATCGGGCGAAGAGGTCATCAGGAATTTTGCGGTAAAGCACGATGTTTGGTTTCATAAACACCTCTTGGGATGATAAATGGAGTGATAAAACTAGAATGTTATCGGTAACTTTATCAGACGAAATGAATGTAGTTTACAAAGCAGCATGAAATTAAGAAAATAGCATCGCTTAAATGCATTTGGTTATTACTTTGGACAGAAATCCCAGTCCTAAAACTGGATTATCATTCAGAGTCTTAACCTTCCTGCCTTGTTATACAGTGCACTCTGGTTTTGGCTAACGGTGTGACCTGATCTCTGCTTTATCTCCATGCCGTTGAATGTTGCCTAAAGTTAATAACTGCCTGTTATCAGTGATGTTAATTTCTATTGGAACACGAGTATGGAACAAGAAATCCTGTTTGATGAACACGATAACGAACAGTCTGAACGTTATAAGGCCGCGAAAAAAAGTACCTGGGTTAGTGTATTTGTTAATTGCATACTACTGTGGGACAGGTTTTGGTTGGTTTTATCTCCGGTTCGCAAGGTCTGATTGCGGATGGTATCCATTCTTTGTCAGATTTGGTCGCTGATTTCGTTGTGCTGCTGGCTAACCATAAAAGTAAAAAAGAAGCTGATGAGGATCACCCATACGGTCATTATCGCTATGAAAATGCCGCATCATTGGTGTTGGGAGCATTATTGCTGGCGGTTGGTGTGGGTATGCTTTGGTCGGCTATTCATAAAATCCAGCATCCGGAAACGATTGCTCAGGTTCAAATTATTGCACTGTGGGTCGCATTAGCGGCACTGGTATTGAAAGAACTGTTGTTCCGTTACATGCTGGCAGTTGCCAAACGTGTCAGATCCAGCATGTTGGTGGCTAACGCCTGGCATGCCCGTTCTGATGCCGCATCATCGCTGGTGGTGGCGATCGGTATCGTCGGTAACTTAATGGGGTACGCTTTGTTTGACCCATTAGCGGCGCTCATTGTTGGTTTAATGGTTGCGAAAATGGGGTATTCATTCATGTGGGATTCCCTGCATGATCTGATGGATCGCGCTGCTGATGCTGAAACAGAAGCAAAAATTAAAGAGACATTGCTAAGTGCGGCAGGAGTTTCCGGTATCCATGATTTGAAAACCGTAAGATGGGTGATCTGATTGTTGTGGATGTACATCTGGAAATAGATGGCGCGTTATCGGTCAAAGAAGGCCACGATATCGCGGTTGCCGCAAGAAAAGCGGTATTAGATAGTTATCCGGTATTAAACGTGATGACGCATGTTGATCCTGTTATCGGAAAATCCGTCTCATAATCTTCCGTTACAAGCCGCTGCCAATGAATAAATTCAGGTTTCACTGTGCAGCGGCCCTTGTTTCATCTCATTGACAGATGTCCGGCATGACGATGAAGGATCTGTTCACCCGCTTGTAAGCGGCGGATATTGTCGCAAGCGGCCTCAAAAATCCCCTGTACGGAAATATCGGTAACGCCGCCAATGTGCGGGGTTGCAATGATATTTTGCTGGAATATTGGATCAGCCGGATCGGGTGGTTCCTGCCAGAATACATCGAGACCCGCACCAGCCAGATGGCCGGTTTTTAAGGCTGTTTCGAGCGCATCTTTATCAATGAGACCACCACGACCGAGGTTGATCAGATAACTGCCGGCTTTCATCTGGCGGAAGGTTTGCTGATTCAAAATATGGTGTGTCTGCGGGCTATCAGGCAGGCTGAGTACGACAAAATCCGCTTGTTGTAGCAAGATTGGCAGTTCATTCAGCGTGCCCAGCCAGTCCAGATGATGGGTTTTGGCAAAAGAGGGATCAATGTGCTGCTTGATACCGATCAGGCGCATATCAAATGCAGCCAGACGTTTGGCTAATGCTTTGCCGATGCCACCCAGACCAATCAAGCCGACAGTTTTTCCTTTCAGCCCTAACCCCATGGGGCGGCCTGATTCACGTTGCCGGAAATGTTGAGGAATGGCATGCGCATTACGCGCCAGCGCTAGCATCATGTAGATACCTAGCTCAGCAACTGAATCGGCATTTCCAGAGATATCGGTGGGTACGTTGGCAACGGCAATGTGATGGTGCTTGGCGGCTTCAAGGTCGACACCTTCCAGACCGGCACCAATTTGCTGGATCAGTTTGAGCTGGTCAGCGGTAGCGAGTAAACGGGCATCGATCTTGGTCATGGTGGGGATGAGCACATCAAATCCTTGTAGCGACTGTGTGTCATAGTCCCCCGCCGCTACAAACTCCACATCAGGCAACGCGTGGCGGAATTTATTGAGAATACCGCCCCAGGCATGTTCTTCTGCAGCAAAGAGCACTTTCATTCCTGAACCTCTTTATCTGTTTGATTTCAGGAACACTATAAAAAGAATTGACGCGGAGGAACAGTCTCCTTTGATGGTCTTTGTATGATGTTGTTGCATAGCGATAACTACTACTGCGGTTTGGACATGACTCCTTCAATGATGTCGGTATTCTGCGAATCAATGATGAACCACCTGCCGGCTTCTCTGTGCAATATATTCAGCAGGATGCCATTGCTCTCTGGCAGTGGTGATCCGTCTGGCGTTACATGGCCCTTCGAGCTTCCAGTTACATCGTGTAATCGCGATTTGTGGCGCAGGAAATCGAATGAATACTTCAGCGATGGTCAACCGACTGTTTTTAAAGATGGTTTGGTGTGTAAATTCGTGAGCAGCCTTGATCGCTGCCCGACCTTTCCACCACAGGCCGACAACATTCACGAACTCGGCGTCTTCTGAGAACAACTCCGCAAATGCGTCGATATCGTGGTTGTTCCAGCATTCGGCGAAAGACTCGACGACACGTCTGGCTTCTGTAATTTCTGCTGACATGATGATGCTCCTCCAGCGGCTGGAAGATATGTACACATTGCCTGTGCAAATTAACTCGCACCGACTGATAAGGCTATTTCATGCTCTCGTCACCGTGCCATACATGACCGGCATTGCACGCTTTGGCAACTTCATGACAAGGGTCATCGCCATGACGCTGAAAGAAATGCTTATCGTCCTGAGTCAAAAACAAAGCCATAGCAGGCGTTATTCTGGTTAAAGCCTCGCCGGCGGTAACACTCGTAACGTGGTAATCGGTGGCCAGATACTCGAGAACTTTTTCTCGACTGTTCATAATAACCTCCCTGAACAGATGATCCTCTATTGAAGATAGCAGCGGACGACTGACTATTCCAACGTCACTGGAGTTAAAGTGTATTGTCGCCTCCAAGGACTGCTGCTACCCGGCTTTGAAGCTGTGGTACCAGTTCATTTTCAAACCATGGGTTACGTTTGACCCAAAGATTGTTACGAGGGCTTGGATGCGGCAGAGGAACCACATTGGGCCAATATTTTGGCCAAGCCTGAACGGTTTCAGTTAGTGTTCCGGTTTCATTGGGCAGGTGATAGGCTTGCGCGTAACGACCGATGACCAATGTCAGTTTGATATTGTGCAGTTGCGATAATAACTGTGCTCGCCAGGCTGGTGCACATTCCGGTCTCGGTGGTAAATCGCCAGATTTTCCGGTGCCGGGAAAACAGAACCCCATGGGTAAAATGGCAACCTGCTGCGCGTCATAAAACACCTCACGTGAAATACCCAGCCAGCTGCGCAAGCGATCACCACTGGCGTCGTTGAATGGAATGCCTGTTTCATGCACTTTTCTTCCCGGCGCCTGTCCAGCAATTAAGATCTTTGCCGATGCCTGTAATTGCACAA
This genomic stretch from uncultured Tolumonas sp. harbors:
- a CDS encoding NAD(P)-dependent oxidoreductase; protein product: MKPNIVLYRKIPDDLFARLQEQCQVTFFDGINADNRAAFIEALAEAEGVIGTGVKFTDELMAAAAKLKAASTITVGYDDFDVAKLSERGVALMHTPGVLTETTADTIFTLVLCAARRITELVEKVKNGEWQSSIGPDWYGSNVHGKTIGILGMGRIGYAVAKRAHCGFDMNVIYYNRSAKPEAEQQLNARRCSLDEVLKEADFVCNVLPLTPETHHIINRDSLAKMKSSAFFINGGRGASVDEAALVAALKSGVIKGAGLDVFEKEPLPVNSELLTLPNVVALPHIGSATHETRYEMSKLAVENLLAALNGDLSKNCVNPSVIQ
- a CDS encoding cation diffusion facilitator family transporter; this translates as MGQVLVGFISGSQGLIADGIHSLSDLVADFVVLLANHKSKKEADEDHPYGHYRYENAASLVLGALLLAVGVGMLWSAIHKIQHPETIAQVQIIALWVALAALVLKELLFRYMLAVAKRVRSSMLVANAWHARSDAASSLVVAIGIVGNLMGYALFDPLAALIVGLMVAKMGYSFMWDSLHDLMDRAADAETEAKIKETLLSAAGVSGIHDLKTVRWVI
- a CDS encoding cation transporter dimerization domain-containing protein — protein: MGDLIVVDVHLEIDGALSVKEGHDIAVAARKAVLDSYPVLNVMTHVDPVIGKSVS
- a CDS encoding 2-hydroxyacid dehydrogenase, whose translation is MKVLFAAEEHAWGGILNKFRHALPDVEFVAAGDYDTQSLQGFDVLIPTMTKIDARLLATADQLKLIQQIGAGLEGVDLEAAKHHHIAVANVPTDISGNADSVAELGIYMMLALARNAHAIPQHFRQRESGRPMGLGLKGKTVGLIGLGGIGKALAKRLAAFDMRLIGIKQHIDPSFAKTHHLDWLGTLNELPILLQQADFVVLSLPDSPQTHHILNQQTFRQMKAGSYLINLGRGGLIDKDALETALKTGHLAGAGLDVFWQEPPDPADPIFQQNIIATPHIGGVTDISVQGIFEAACDNIRRLQAGEQILHRHAGHLSMR
- a CDS encoding SgcJ/EcaC family oxidoreductase; this encodes MSAEITEARRVVESFAECWNNHDIDAFAELFSEDAEFVNVVGLWWKGRAAIKAAHEFTHQTIFKNSRLTIAEVFIRFPAPQIAITRCNWKLEGPCNARRITTAREQWHPAEYIAQRSRQVVHH
- a CDS encoding uracil-DNA glycosylase family protein; the encoded protein is MTTFESLLTDVRACTLCARHLPLGPHPIVQLQASAKILIAGQAPGRKVHETGIPFNDASGDRLRSWLGISREVFYDAQQVAILPMGFCFPGTGKSGDLPPRPECAPAWRAQLLSQLHNIKLTLVIGRYAQAYHLPNETGTLTETVQAWPKYWPNVVPLPHPSPRNNLWVKRNPWFENELVPQLQSRVAAVLGGDNTL